Proteins encoded together in one Xenopus laevis strain J_2021 chromosome 6L, Xenopus_laevis_v10.1, whole genome shotgun sequence window:
- the LOC108719560 gene encoding zinc finger protein 665: MWGSRYLHGIIFWCCAFPSYVAERYIRISIGSATSPIRMQKEGPNHEARQDVGRNGPVKHCCVPKVEPEIIQIQIKEEPPESEDRPNPMGSANGEIFQQVNTESENTNPLYTARNDTKSMARAVTWLHDEGSRDPEANRLWLRHKSLADMTDGSEILDTATGPLPGALPGLIQHKAPTNAESESDTSKEEGTASAEVLGYICGKCGKCFSVTSDLITHHCSLNWNEDPAISHKQPELKNFNCKFCGKFCSTKYALQIHEFVHTGEKPYQCSECGKCFAQRSNLNSHRKTHTGVKPFKCTECGRHFLKKSNLQSHQKLHGENPFTCPECGAGFSTKSSLKKHKQTHTESA; the protein is encoded by the exons ATGTGGGGATCTCGGTACCTACACGGAATTATTTTCTGGTGCTGCGCATTTCCTTCCTATGTTGCAGAGCGGTACATACG GATTTCCATTGGCTCGGCCACTTCACCAATCAGAATGCAGAAGGAGGGACCAAACCACGAGGCTCGTCAGGACGTTGGGAGAAATGGACCAGTGAAACATTGCT GTGTCCCTAAGGTTGAACCAGAAATAATACAGATACAAATAAAAGAAGAACCCCCAGAATCTGAAGATCGCCCCAATCCAATGGGAAGTGCCAATGGGG AAATTTTCCAGCAAGTCAATACAGAGAGTGAAAATACGAATCCTCTGTACACGGCCAGGAATGACACCAAATCCATGGCCAGGGCTG TGACTTGGCTCCATGATGAGGGAAGTCGGGACCCAGAAGCAAATAGACTTTGGCTAAGGCACAAGAGCTTGGCGGATATGACTGACGGCTCAGAGATACTGGATACGGCCACTGGACCACTACCTGGGGCATTGCCAGGGCTGATACAGCACAAAGCACCGACTAATGCAGAAAGTGAGTCTGACACAAGTAAGGAGGAGGGCACAGCAAGTGCTGAAGTATTGGGATATATCTGCGGGAAATGTGGCAAGTGTTTCTCTGTGACTAGTGACCTTATTACTCACCACTGCTCACTCAACTGGAATGAGGATCCCGCCATTAGCCACAAGCAGCCTGAGCTGAAAAACTTTAACTGTAAGTTCTGCGGCAAGTTCTGCAGCACTAAATACGCTCTGCAAATCCACGAATTTGTGCACACGGGGGAAAAACCCTACCAATGCTCCGAGTGCGGCAAATGCTTCGCTCAGAGGAGTAACCTCAACAGCCACCGAAAAACGCACACAGGGGTGAAACCGTTCAAGTGCACAGAGTGCGGGAGACATTTCTTGAAAAAGAGCAACTTGCAGTCGCACCAGAAGCTTCACGGGGAGAATCCATTCACCTGTCCCGAGTGCGGGGCGGGCTTTTCTACAAAGAGTAGCCTCAAGAAACACAAACAGACTCACACGGAAAGTGCTTAA